The proteins below are encoded in one region of Rana temporaria chromosome 2, aRanTem1.1, whole genome shotgun sequence:
- the LOC120928157 gene encoding olfactory receptor 1-like yields the protein MSNHTAVLEITLVGFPGLADAFHGLVSTMMFFAYIISLTANGTVIGLVIFNEHLRQPMYLIIANLAASDLLFDTVTLPKAIAIYWFGASTIPVKMCLFQIFLVHYFGSLDSFLLMLMAIDRYVAICHPLRYTSIITNKKISISCGFCWIILSSSINTVATILASQLTLCGAYRVNSLFCGHTAYVAAACMDVSSSRNVAFVNSMIVLLIPLGLILMSYIKIIAVISMTRTENLQKAFYTCVTHLLVIALYYTPRLFVYIISVLPFVTMRSDVNTVLLFLYSFVPHMANPIIYFLRTKEIKQTLRRVLLRSKFNMGWRQKRLTLRLGVDIRRMMM from the coding sequence ATGTCTAATCACACCgcagttttggaaattaccttAGTAGGATTTCCAGGTCTGGCTGATGCATTTCATGGCTTGGTATCTACCATGATGTTTTTTGCCTATATCATATCCCTGACGGCCAACGGCACTGTCATAGGTTTGGTAATTTTTAATGAACACTTACGTCAGCCCATGTACCTGATCATAGCCAACCTTGCCGCCTCCGACCTGCTCTTTGACACCGTGACTTTACCTAAAGCTATTGCCATATATTGGTTTGGAGCTTCCACCATTCCCGTGAAAATGTGCCTATTCCAGATCTTTTTGGTTCATTATTTTGGAAGTCTGGATTCATTCCTGTTGATGCTGATGGCCATAGATCGGTATGTGGCCATCTGCCATCCACTGCGATACACCTCCATTATCACCAATAAAAAAATCTCCATTTCCTGCGGCTTCTGCTGGATCATCTTGTCCTCTTCTATAAACACAGTTGCTACCATTTTGGCCTCACAACTCACCCTGTGTGGTGCCTACAGGGTAAATAGTTTGTTCTGTGGCCACACCGCCTACGTGGCGGCAGCTTGTATGGATGTATCCAGCTCAAGAAATGTGGCTTTTGTCAACTCTATGATTGTTCTCTTAATACCGCTTGGGCTGATATTGATGTCATACATCAAAATTATAGCGGTAATCTCAATGACACGCACTGAGAACCTCCAGAAAGCGTTTTACACCTGTGTGACCCATTTGCTGGTCATCGCTTTGTATTACACCCCTCGACTCTTTGTCTACATTATAAGCGTTCTCCCCTTTGTCACAATGAGATCCGATGTGAACACTGTCCTCCTTTTCCTGTACTCGTTTGTACCTCACATGGCCAATCCGATCATCTATTTCCTCCGGACCAAAGAAATCAAACAGACCTTGAGACGCGTTCTTCTCCGCAGCAAATTTAACATGGGATGGCGTCAAAAACGCCTTACTTTAAGACTGGGGGTTGATATTCGAAGGATGATGATGTAA